The window TGGTGATCTTCTTCCCCTTGCCGTCCCTGACCGCCGTGCAGATCACGGCGGCGCCATGGACGGTGGGAGTCCCGACGGTGGTTCCCTGGTCGGTCGATACCATCAGCACGTCCGTGAGTTCGACGGTCGCGCCGGGCTCGAC of the Deltaproteobacteria bacterium genome contains:
- the rplU gene encoding 50S ribosomal protein L21, whose protein sequence is VEPGATVELTDVLMVSTDQGTTVGTPTVHGAAVICTAVRDGKGKKITIYKYKRRKGFSKKQGHRQPFTTLSVTEIRVG